A stretch of DNA from Myxococcales bacterium:
GCGAGGCGGAACGGCCCAAGGAAAAAGCGGCGGCGTTTCTCGAGCCGCGAATGCCGGGGCCGCCGGATTATCTGCCGCTCCTACTGTACGGCGCACGAGCCGGCTACGAGCTGGCCGAAGCCTACCGCCGCCTGCGCCGCGAGACCGGCGGTTTCTGGCAGGCCTTGTACCTAGTAGAAGGCTCGCCCGATCTGTTCAACGCGCTGCTGCGGCTGCACGACCTGCGCGAATTGCTGGCCGCGGAAAACGTCTACCTGTTCGTCGGGCCGGAAGCGCTGCGCGAATTCGAACGCTTTCTGGCGGCGGACGACCGCAAGCCGCTACCGACGGCCGTCGTCCGGCTCGGCGACGCCGCCGGAGCGCAACAAACCCTGCAAAGCCTGCAGCGGGTCACCGCGTTCCGCATCGAAAAAACCAACCGTTTGCGCGCCCGCGTCAATCACTATTACAACGGTCTGACGCTCGACGACTGGCTGGCAGCCTTCGGAAAAGGCAGCGGCCTGCGCGCCCTGCTGATCAGCAATCGCTTTTCGTTTTTCGTGCAGTACGCCAACCGCGACATCGCCCAGGCCTGCGAAAGCCTCGGCCATCAGGCCCTGATTCTCGAGGAACGCGACCGCGTCGACCGGTTTTCGACGACCGTTCTCCTGGAAGCGATCGACCGTTTTAAGCCGCACCTGATCCATCACATCGACCACGTGCGCTGGGAAACGCCGGACAATTATCCGGCGCGGGTGCCGTTCGTCGCCTCGGTGCTCGATTACCTGCCGCGCCTCGAAAATGAGGCCGCCGCCGAACGCCTGACCGAATGGGATTACCTGACCGGCTACGTCAGCTACTGGCCGCGCTTCGGCTACGCCCCCGAACGGTTGATTCCCCAGGCGCCGATGACCAACGAGCGGATTTTCCGGCCCGTCGAATTGACCGCCGAACAGCGCCGGCGCTACGGCTGCGAGGTCAGTTACATTTCCAACATCAGTTGGCCGCCCGAGCGCTATGCCGAAGAGTCGATCGCCGAGGCGGGCCGCGGCGATCCGCACTACAAGCGGGCGGCCTACGACCTGCTCGCGGCGCTCGTCGAGCGCTACGAGCGCGGCGAAATTCTTTACCTGGAAGCGGAATACCGGGCGCTGATCGAATCCCTGCCCAGCGCCGCGCCGCTGACGCCGGCGGCCCGCAAACGGCTGGCGGTGGATTTTCTCGCCGGCGCCGGAGCCGCCATTTTCCGCCACGGGCCGCTGCTCGCCCTTTCCGCGGCCGGATTCGATCTGCGCCTGTACGGCCGCGATTGGGACCAGCACCCGCGCCTGGCCAAGCACGCCCGCGGCCTGGCCGAGCACGGCGAGGAAACCAACCTCATCTTCAACGCCAGCGCGATCAACCTGCACCTCAACCAGATGGGCAACGTCCACAACCGCCTGATCGACGGTTACGCCGCCGGCGGCTTCTTTCTGGTGCATCATCATCCGTATCCGGGCCAACTGCGCCTCGACGACGTTTCGTTCGCCGGGCCGAGCGACATCGCGGCCTTGGTCCGCCGGTGGCTGGCCGATCCCGCGGCGCGGGCCGCCCACGCCGCCGGGCAACGCCGGATCGTGCTGGAAAATTTCACCTACGCGCACCAATACCGGCGGCTGTTCGAGCACCTGCGGCGGCAATTCGCCCTGCGCAAAGATTGGCTCGGCCAATTGGCCGCGAGCGAAACACGTCTGCGCGAAGCGGCCGTCGCCGCGCCGCTCGGCCGTCGATTGGCCGAGCGGACGCTCGCCGGTTTCGCCGCCGACGCGCTGGCCTTCGACCCGCTGGCGCAATTCGACCGGTTGGCCGCGGCGCCGGCCGGCGACGCGATCAAACCGATCGCTTCCCTGCGATTGTTCATCGCCGAGTTGACGAAACGAATCATCGCCCTCGACCGGGAGCGGGCGGCCCGGGAGGCGGCCCGCGCCGCCGCCTATCACGCCTCCGCCGACCTGCTGGATATCCGGCATCGCCTGGATACGCCGGCCGCCGATCCGGCGACGGACGGGCGGCATCGCCTGATCTCGCACGCCGTTTACGACACCCGGGCGTACGCCGCGCCGTTCGGCTGCGCGGTCGCGCCGGACGGCCGGATTGCTTTCACCGCTTTTTCCGGGGATACCGAATCGGTCGCGCCGGGCGGGATTTTCGTGCTCGACCCGCGAACCGGCGCCGTCGAAAAATGGCTCGAAACGAACGGCCCGCTGGCCGGCACGTTCGGCGGCGACGGCGCGCTTTATGTTCATTGCAAGGGCGAGAACGCCGTTTGCCGCGTCACCGCGGCCGGCCGCGAACCGGTGCTGGCCACCGATCCGGCGGGCGATACGAAAACGCTGCTGTACGCTTGGCGGATCGAAGCCGATCGCTGGCTCTTGCTGGAACATTGCAACCAGCGCGTGGCCTGGTACGACGGGCGGGGCGTCCGCCAGGGCGCGGTCGTCGACCGGGGAGAATTCGAACAACTCCGCACGCCGGCCGTGGAAGGCCGCTACCTGTATTTCGTCGCCGATGGCCGGCTGATCCGCCGCGATTTGCGGGGCACGGAACCCGAGCGGAGCTATCCGCCCCCGCCGCTCGGCCAGTACAACGCGCTGGCCGTGAACGCCGGCACCGTGTTCGCAACCTTTGTGCTGCCGATCGCCGATCCGCGCACGGGGCGGACGACCGTCACGACCCTGGGGCTGGCGAGCTTCACGCCCGCTGGGAACTGGCGAAGCCTCGACTTCCAGCTTCCGGTCGCGCCGCGCACGCATTTTCTCGGAATCAGCGAATTCGGGGCGGAGCGCTACCTGAGCATCGTTTCCTACCAGGACAAGAAGGT
This window harbors:
- a CDS encoding glycosyltransferase — translated: MTLDPERLYQENLAVLNEFRPRLAALLAAWQPRHELRSVPTPDGEAALQVVTPQGANWLSEAERPKEKAAAFLEPRMPGPPDYLPLLLYGARAGYELAEAYRRLRRETGGFWQALYLVEGSPDLFNALLRLHDLRELLAAENVYLFVGPEALREFERFLAADDRKPLPTAVVRLGDAAGAQQTLQSLQRVTAFRIEKTNRLRARVNHYYNGLTLDDWLAAFGKGSGLRALLISNRFSFFVQYANRDIAQACESLGHQALILEERDRVDRFSTTVLLEAIDRFKPHLIHHIDHVRWETPDNYPARVPFVASVLDYLPRLENEAAAERLTEWDYLTGYVSYWPRFGYAPERLIPQAPMTNERIFRPVELTAEQRRRYGCEVSYISNISWPPERYAEESIAEAGRGDPHYKRAAYDLLAALVERYERGEILYLEAEYRALIESLPSAAPLTPAARKRLAVDFLAGAGAAIFRHGPLLALSAAGFDLRLYGRDWDQHPRLAKHARGLAEHGEETNLIFNASAINLHLNQMGNVHNRLIDGYAAGGFFLVHHHPYPGQLRLDDVSFAGPSDIAALVRRWLADPAARAAHAAGQRRIVLENFTYAHQYRRLFEHLRRQFALRKDWLGQLAASETRLREAAVAAPLGRRLAERTLAGFAADALAFDPLAQFDRLAAAPAGDAIKPIASLRLFIAELTKRIIALDRERAAREAARAAAYHASADLLDIRHRLDTPAADPATDGRHRLISHAVYDTRAYAAPFGCAVAPDGRIAFTAFSGDTESVAPGGIFVLDPRTGAVEKWLETNGPLAGTFGGDGALYVHCKGENAVCRVTAAGREPVLATDPAGDTKTLLYAWRIEADRWLLLEHCNQRVAWYDGRGVRQGAVVDRGEFEQLRTPAVEGRYLYFVADGRLIRRDLRGTEPERSYPPPPLGQYNALAVNAGTVFATFVLPIADPRTGRTTVTTLGLASFTPAGNWRSLDFQLPVAPRTHFLGISEFGAERYLSIVSYQDKKVFVFAVD